TTTAGGAAGGAAAGTGGAAAATAAGGTCTGAAAATAAGCCTGATAATACTAAGACGAAAACCTCCCTGTAAAAATGGGGGATTAGGGATCTTCCATTTATTTGACAACTTTGAAATCACTCAGGACTTTCTTTTGATGCTTTTAATTCTGTAATTAACCATTTCAGAATTGAGGTATTTATAATGTTCAACAGAATCTTGTTAGGTCAGTGCATTAGTTtatagggttgccataacaaaatgccacaggctgggtggcctCAACAGCAGACATTCTGATCTCAGTTCTGGAAACTGGAAGTCTGAGAccaagatgttggcagggttggtttctcctgagggaACCTGAGGGCTTTCTCCTTGGCCTACAGACGGCCGTCTTGTCACTGTGCCTTTGTGTGGTCTCTCCTTCTGTGCTTGTCTGTGTCTCAGTCTCTTAtctttataaggacaccagtcagccgggcgcggtggctcacgcctgtaatcctagcactctgggaggctgaggcgggaggatcgctgaaggtcaggagttcgaaaccagcctgagcaagagccagaccccgtctctactaaaaatagaaataaattaattggccaactaaaaaataaaaaataaggacacTAGTCTTACTGGGTTAGTGCCCACACAAACCACCTCCTTCatcttaatcacctctttaaaggccttatctccaaatactgtcacatttGAGGTACTGGGGCTAGAACTTCCGCATATGAATTTTCAGCTTGTAACAGTCACTTGAGAGAATAATTTAATGTTAGCCTCTGAGTCAGAATCAGTGGGTATTTGAGACTTCACAGTGGGAGCAAAGAGAGGAAGGCATGTTAATGGGTGTCTATTCTTAGGCCAGGCAGGTCATCTTGACTTAACAATGTACGGCAGCAGCCTGGCAAGCAGAACCCCATCTGGAAATACAGTACCCGATTAAATAGAAACACTTAGGTAAAGATTACAGCTTTTAAAAGAGAAGGTGATTCTTGGTCCTATGGGTGTAGTTAatcattaagaaattttaaaagcacaagcTTTGTCTTTCTCTACATTGTACCTTTCAACCAATATAATTTGGCATGTAGTTGGGGATGACATGTTTTCTTtagttaatgttaaaaaaaacaaaaccagggaACCAACCTTGTCGGCTTTGGTCTCCACCAAACCTGAATGTACTGCGTTTGAACTGCTTGTGTGCCTTCTGCTGCCGTGGAAACGACGACATACACATTGCTGTACACAGCAAGCACTAGGAAGAAAACAGTAAGCAGGAGAGGTGGTTTTCTCCCTCCCATTTGGTAGGCATGTCGGGGAAACCAGCATGACGTGCCCGTCCTTCCTTTGGATGAAGTGGATCATCAGCCTGACAAGCTGGACACCAACGTAACGGAGGTGGACGCAGCCTCAGTTTACACGCTGCCTGCCGGGGCAGACTTCCTCATGTGCTACTCGGTTGCCGAAGGTGTGTTGCTGTTCAATACAAACACATAAGTGGCTCTCTTGGCTAAGTTCCTGTAAGTTTCACCTTTGATGAGCTTGGGTCAGGTCCTTCTGTTGGGACACGGTGATTTGATCCTGAAGCTCACAGGCTTAGAAAGGATTTCTTTGATCACATGATGTGAAGAGATAAATTGAAAGGGTAAAATACCTTGTAGAAAAACCACTCCTGAATGCTACGTTGGATAAAGCAATAAGtctaattatattaaatattaggaGCCTGCTATCAGTTACTGATGGTGGTAGTGCTCTTGTGGTAATACCAGAATATTTTTCAACAGAACTTTCTATGAGTAATAGTTATTCTTTGCTTATATGggtaaataattttgttttactttctaataATCTTGGgtctttcaaaatcattttctgaCTACCATCTTGGGAATTTTTTAGGAAATTATATAGAATTGtcaacagaaaaattttaaagccataTTACGGACACATAATATGGCTTTTCCAGTGATTTTTGAGAGCTTACACTTCTATAACTGTAAATTATGAAGGTGTTTTTCAGTCACAGTAATTGAAAGCCAGAAAACTACAGTAAcgttttcttcctcattttttagGCTATTATTCTCACCGGGAAACTGTGATGGGTTCGTGGTACATTCAAGATTTGTGTGAGATGTTGGGGAAATACGGCTCCTCCTTGGAGTTCACAGAGCTGCTCACACTGGTGAACAGGAAAGTGTCTCGGCGCCGAGTGGACTTCTGCAAGGACCCAAGTGCAATTGGAAAGAAGCAGGTTCCCTGCTTTGCCTCCATGCTAACTAAAAAGCTGCATTTCTTTCCAAAATCTAAGTAATAGAggctatttttatcttaaaatctgTATTCAAGATATCTTTCCCTTTTTATATCGATAAGGATCACTAGGTTGCAGCACATGGTCCTgcaatgtgtaaaatatttttaggcttAATGCCCAGCAAAGAACTGCCTTTTTTCTCACTAAATAGTTCATGTTGGACATGGTGAAAGGGTTTGATATGTAGAAACATAATCCTCAGaaaattactataaataaaaagctacaaacttttgtaatatttgatttttttagtaaACTGCAAGGTTATGCAAAATGTCTGGCTGATTTAacttgtattttacttttttatgaaaGTTTATTGTATAatggggtttttaaattttttataaggCTGGTCAatgtataatgtttttaaaggtttttgaaACCCAAGAATTAGGTGGTTATCCcttaataaaatacttgaaattcatgttttattaaatttttctaagtCACATTCTTATTTGTGTAATTTATGGCAGACTTATTaattcctactttaaaaaaatcagcctgaggatgaaatattaaaacatactaATTCTTAGCTACTATAGGCTAAACATCTGCAAAATCTAATTCCTTGCCAGCATCTTCCATGTTAAGTTCCCATACTGTCCAATGGTCATCAGACCCATTCACAAACTATCACATTAATAGAATAGATGTTACTGTTAAGGTCCAGTTCTTATTAATAGATAACATTTGAATAATACTGTTTTGTTAATAGCCTTCCAGAGGCTAAAGAAGGTTAAATGAGCTTTCAGTTTGATATCTGTAACTTGTGAATTGCTAGTTCAAAAGCAATAGTTTACATATGTTGTTTCAGTTGCAGTTCAAAAAGTACCAACTGTACTTTATGGTTAGCAGGACATTTATCTACACCTTTTTGATAAAGATCTTCCTTATAGCTACTGCATATTAAAAAGAGAAGTTGGGAGAAAGGGAGCAAGGATCAacgaaacaaaaagttggttcttttttttttttttttttttttttgagacagagtctcgctttgttgtccaggctagagtgagtgccgtggcgtcagcctagctcacagcaacctcaaactcctgggcttgagtgatccttctgcctcagcctcccgagtagctgggactacaggcatgcgccaccatgcccggctaattttttatatatatatcagttggccaattaatttctttctatttatagtagagacggggtctcgctcttgctcaggctggttttgaactcctgaccttgagcaatccgcccgcctcggcctcccaagagctaggattacaggcgtgagccacagcgcccggcctaaaaagttggttctttgaaaaaataaaatctatacaccactagccagattaaccagaaatagatgAGAAAGGGCTCagataagctcaatcagaaatgaaaaaggagacattaaaactgataccacaggaatacaaaatatcagctgtgaatactatgaaaacctctactCAAACTaaaaaacctagagaaaatggatagattcttggaaacacacaacctcccaagcccaaatcaggaagaaatagaaaccccCGAACAGACCagtaatgagcagtgagattgaagcagtaacaAAAAATCTGCTGACAAAAAGAAAGTatcagaccagatggattcacagctgaattccactagacctacaaagaactggtacctattcCATATTCcactattccataacatcaagaagaagggaatcctccctaactcattctataaagccagtataaccctgataccaaagccaggaaaggacacgacaaagaaaaccaaaccattatcccttatgaacattgatgtaaaaatccttaaaaaaataatagcaaactgaattcaacagcacatcaaaaagataatccaccatgatcaagtggatttCATCCAAGGGATATAAAGATGgtttaacatatacaaatcaataaacatgcgTCATCACATAAACAAAGACCACAAgttcatctcaatagatgcagaaaaaccattcaacaaaatccagtaccctttcaaaataaaaactcaaaaaaactaggcatagaagcaACAtacctgaaaattataaaagccatatacaacaaacccacagccaacatcataatgaattgggaaaagttgaaagcattactaagaactggaataagacaagggtgtccactgttaccacttctgttcaacatagtattggaagccctagccagagcaataggtaagagaaggaaatgaagggcatccaaactgggaaagaggaggtcaaactatctgtTGATATtatcatatctagaaaaccctgaagactcCAGTGGAATTGATAAGttcagcaaagcctcaggttacaaaatcagtgtacacaaaccagtagcatttTTGTATACTAATGACAGTCAActtgagagtcaaatcaaggactcaataccattttcaataggtttaaaaaaaaaccccaaaacctaGGAATATACATAACAAAGGATgttaaagacctctacaaggagaactataaaacacggATGAAAGAAATCACCGATCACACAAACAAACGGAAAAGCATGccctgctcatggattggtagcatcaacatagttaaaatgtccatactacccaaagtgatttacagattcaatgcaatccccatcaaaataccagtatcatatttcacagatctagaaaaaataatcctaaccTTTATCTGGAAACAAAAAGCCCAAATAGGCAAAGAATcttaagtaaaaacaacaaatctgtaggcatcacattacctgactttaaattatactacaagcctatagtaaccaaaatagcatggtattggtataaaagcagagacatagactgatggaacagaagagagtgcccagaaataaagccatctaCCTACAACTAACTGATATTTGAGAaaacagacaacatacactggggaaaggaagctagtctagtcaataaatggtgctgggaaaactacatagcaacatgcagaagaattaaccaggatccctatctcttgccatatacaaaaattaattcaagatggattaaagacttaaatgtaaggcatgaaaccattaCAATTCTAGAAGAAGGTGTAGGAAAAATTtttagacattagcctaggcaaagaatttatgactaacacCCCGAAGGCAAATgtagcaaaaacaacaacaaaaaagaggacttaattaaattaaaaagcttctgctcagcaaagaaaataagcgacaaagtaaatagacaacttacGAAGTGGGAGAAAatacaaactatacatctgacaaaggactgttacccagaatctacaaagaacttaaacaattcagcaagaaaaaaaaaccaccccaTCAACAAGTgagcaaaatatatgaacagaagtttttcaaaagaagttagcaaatggccaacaaacatgaaaaaaatgctcaatatcacgaATCATCAGTGAagtacaaatgaaaaccacaatgagatattaccttatccatatcagaatggccattattaaaaagtcaaaaaacaacagatactgacatagatatatagagaaaggaatgcttatgcattgttggtgggactgcaaattagtgcaacctctatagaaaacagtatagggattcctcaaagaaataaatgtaggcctaccatttgatacagcaatcccactctgggtatctacccaaaggaaatgaagtcattctATCAAAAGGACACCCGAAAgcaaattcacaattgcaaagatgtggaatcaaactaagtgcccttcaatttcatgagtggataaagaaaatgtcacacacacacacacacacacaccacggagccataaaaagaaatcaactaatgtcatttgtagcaacatggatggaaacggagaccattatcttaagtgaagtatatcTGGAATGGAAACCccaacaccatatgttctcactaataagtgggaggtaatagatgggtacacatgggcacaaagtgatataaaggacatgaaaaaccaagaagggggggtgggagggtgtgggataaaaacttacctattgggtataatgaaTACTATTCTGATGATGGACACACTAAAAAACCCTAACTTAAGCATTTTATAAGATATCCATGTAATGGAAACacttgtaatattttgaaaaaaaaaaaaaaatttggccaggcatggtggctcacacctgtaatcccagcactttgggaggctaaagagggaggattgctttaggccacgagttcgacaccagcctgagcaacatagggagaccctgtctctacaaaaaagaaaaataaaaaaagaagttaataacAAGGTAATTCCATGGGAAGCTAAGGCAGTTTgcgtccagcctaggcaacacagcaagacatggtctgtcaaaaaataataataaaatagaaaaaaagacaattccAAGCATAAGAATGAAGGTAGATGCCAAGCACACCAACCCTTTTACCTCCACATGGGGAAAAACCATGGAATGGTATGACAAGGATTTTTAGctagcagcagctgctgctgctttaaTGGATGCATGCAAGCCCTTTCTAACATCTTAACAAGTCATGAAAACCACAAACTAAATTTTCAAGGGAGAACTTCAAGGAATACTTCTGTTTTATGAGAATTTATTAACTGAAAAAGATTCAACAGTCAAATTGAAATGAACTATGGGACTCAAAAACATCTACTTTTtaaggtgcaaaagcaatacataATGAGAAGATCCAATggtgtttaaaaatgtaagattaaTTCTTTTCATTGAGTTCTTCTACTTGCATTCGCCAATAGAGAATGACGCACCCGTTTCAGGGATTCTTTAGCCtgtcaagagaaaaagaaaaaccatgagATTAGAAGAATGAGAAACATAAGCATTACTGCCTGAGAGGAAATCTACATATTTAGTATCTCCTTAgggcaataaaatatttaaactactAGCGGAAAGGcggggtgccgtggctcacacttgtaatcccagcactttgggaggcagaggcaggaggatcacttgagcccaggagtttgaggctgacttgagctatgattgcactccaccctggggcaccagagcaagactcttaaaaaaaaaaataaaaacaagcaggccgggtgcggtggctcacactggtaatcctagcactctgggaggccaacgcaggccgatcatttgagctcaggagtttgagaccagcctgagcaagagtgagaccccatctcttctaaaaaaaaaaaaaaggaaagaaattagctggacaactaaaaaatatatatatataaaaaattagccgggcacagtagtgcatgcctgtagtcccagctactcgggaggctgaggcaggaggatctcttgagcccaagagtctgaggttgctgtgagctaggttgacgccacagcactctagcctgggcaacagagtgagactgtcttaaaaaacaaacaaacaaacaaacaaaacctgttAGTGGCaaatgcctaaaatatttccattttatatggATCCTTGTTTAAGGTTTATAACTCATCCTTAtgcttgttaaaaaatattatgtttttaatggtTATCTAGTTTACATCCTTAAAGAAATACCCTGTAACTTACAGTTTCCCTTTTTCTATTACctcaaaaataatactttatgagGTGTtccattttaaatcttaaatgcaGTGTCCTAAATAACCAACTGGAAAGAACATTCCTTAGGCTTTTCAGACTAGATCATTCAATGTAAGCAAatccacaaaattaaaaaagcattATTATATGTTCCCTATGTAATGACTATATGAAATACTTTTCTAAAAAGGTGCTTCaatttttagattataaaattatagtaattttttaaaatttcagagatGAGTAGTTTAAAAGTATAGATAACCAAAGATATTGTGATTACCAACTATTAAATGAGCATGTATTGAGCAATGGAAAATACTTTTaccaaaactttttattataaaattactaagaaaaattaaaaatccagttaTGCACTGAGAAGTCACCATCTGAACAAGTTAATGAGTGAATTGGGAGGCCACAAACAAATGCTAAGAAACAGATTGCAATGAAGTACTTATAGATGGGCTCCTGAGTCAAACTTTTGGGTTCACACCATGGTTCCCTCACTTTTTAGCAGTGTGTTCCTAAGTGACTTTAAgagcctgtttccttatctgaaagaagggaaaaagatgAAGGGAGGAATACTATAATGATTCTTCTATCTTTAAGGAAAAAACTTACACATGCCTTTAGAGAGTTTAAATTCCTTATCACCTTCGTAAAATTCTATTATTTGCttagaaacagattttttttttgagacagagtctcacttgttgcctggactagagtgccgtggcgtcagcctagctcacagcaacttcatactcctgggctcaagccatccccctgcttcagcctcctgaatagctgggactacaggcatgcaccaccatgcctggctaattttttctgtatacatctttagttggctaattaatttctttctatttttagtagagacggggtctcgcttgctcaggctggtttcaaagtcctgaccttgatcgatcctcccgcctcagcctcccagagtgctaggattacaggcgtgagccaccgcgcctggccagaaacagaatttttaatgaaaacttttccTTTACTGTCTCAGTCATTTAAGATGTCGTCACAGACACATTCAAAGCTATCCCTGTGGAGAATATAGCCAACAAGAATAAAACTGTAGGATATGAAATATCAGATATGTCAACTATTTCACCAAACAACCCCACAATCCACAGAAATCGATCTAGGACCAAGATTTAACCTGTGAGGATGAGCCACCGATTGTAATTCCCTGACACTCAATTCTGCCTCTCAAACAAAACCAGCTGTAAGATGTCTTGGTGGTAAGATACCTTAGCAAGGTCTTCTTTTAACCTGTTGTATTGCTCCACATCAAAATGCTGTCGCTTTGATTTCTTATGGAAGAACTGAAGAAACTGCCTTCTCTTAACAGCTGAGTAAgtataatcctttaaaaaaaaaaaaggaaaagaagattaaGTGTTGAATTAACATAATGCCTCTGTAAGAAATATACTTGGCTCAGTGACACCAAAGCAAAGGCAGGCAGAGTGAGTAAAATATTTGCAGCGGCCATCAGAGCAGGCAGAAGCCAGCACAAATAAAACACTTAGTCTCATGTGAGATCAGCTGCTCCTTTCAAAAGCAAGCaagctgggggaaaaaattaCACACCctgagaaagaagggagaaaaggggaaaagggagaTTTTGGGCAAAATAACTATGAGAAAAAGCTAAAGTTACTGTGTGTTTTGCAAtacaaatttagttttatttatttatgagggCACAGAGAACATAAATTTGACATGTTTATCCCAATGGAGAAATTTGTGTGTTATActaattattgctttatagagGTTACATATAGTTTCTCTGTGTTAGATGTAAGTCCATCCAGCCttgtgaaaaacaataaaaaatttaccaCCTTATAAAAACCCAGATAGTGGTAACTCAGTAAATTAAAAGGCTTTCTTGCTCATTGCCTGCCTTGGTTAAAGAATTCCTTGCAAAGATCTTCTAACTTACCATTTTCCTAACAAACTACTCACCTGCCGAGTGACTAAAAAGTATGCAAAGAAGGCCATGGAATTTGCAAGTGTAATGAAGTATGTAATCGGTTCCATAATGTCCCAGGAGTACACCCACCAAGTGAACCAGGCCAGCGCCCCACCCTGAACAGACAGCAGTGCTAATCCAGCCCACTGCAGTCCGCTAGTTTGAGCTTCTGAGTGAGCTTCGATTCTAGCTTTCACCTGGGGAAGGATGAAAAACTGTTAATCCAGTTTACAAGTACAcccatttaaaggaaaaaaagcaagaaaaaaaaggtaCATTTGGACAAATGTGCATCTATATTACTTTAAAGAGGTCtgatatatggaaaaataagttataaaacatACATTAATGAATAATTATTCATTTCCAAATCACTTCATTaataaatctatagaaaaaaagtaaatagtatAAAAAGGTATACAACGAAAACATCAGAAGTTATTCTCTGAAACCTAACTAAAGTTAGAGGCCTGTTttctttgacctagcaattcctcTTCTAGGAATTCACCCTACAAGTACACTTGCACGCACATGAGTCATTGCAGATTCATTCTTAATagcaaaaggacaaaaataatccATATGGCCATCAAGATATCCTGCAAGTGTAATGAGGAAGCTCTCTGTACCCATATGGAGAGATTTCCATGATATATTAGTGAAAATAGGTAAGAATAATACAGGCAAAACAGTATGCTTCCCCTtctgagaaaatgaacaaaataatatgtttgtatttgtttgtaCATAAAGTAAATCTGAAATGATTCACAGGTGTgggaaattaaaatttgaatccaagtaaatatattaaattttttaaagtaaagaaaaaattaaaatggtaaacaatccaaaaacaaaaccaaaaaagtctCTGTCATCCTCCAAACACCCTTAGGGGTAAtcactattaaaattttcttacatCTCCAAAAACTTTctattcatattcaaaaatacacatatactttcccattttttttttaaatcactaatggtattacaggttttttgttttgttttgtttttgagacagagtctcactttgttgcccaggctagagtgagtgccgtggcatcagcctagctcacagcaaactcaaactcctggactcaagcaatcctcctgcctcagcctcccgagtagctgggactacaggcatgcgccaccatgcccggctaattttttctatatatatattagttggccaattaatttgtttctatttatagtagagacggggtcttgctcttgttcaggctggtttcgaactcctgacctcgagctatctgcccccatcggcctcccagagtgctaggattacaggcgtgagccactgcgcccggccggtaTTACATGTTTAAAGAGTGCATTTCATTCCCTTAAAACAGACTCCCCCCAACTCTCACCcaagttatatttttctacacCGTTGCTTAACTTCAGATATTAGAAAGCCATTACCAACTTTCCAGTTCCAATTCTGGTAAACAGAGCAAGGGCTCTTGGCCTATTCtctaaaaaagaaactgaggtagAACTCCAGCTAGTACATCCAGTTCATATTatacctaccatgtttccctgaaaataagacctacccataagataagccctagcaggatttctaagcatttgcacaatagaagccctacccctaaaataagacctagtgacgggcgtggtgctacacagcgtatctgcacagcCCACGCATTTCATCtcgagcggtaaagaagacaagcagcccttctcatctgccccgtcgtgacagctactatcccagaggtgaccggaaaggtgcgggcagccccgccaacaaggtcagctccccatGTCAGTCCCAGCCATGCTGcacgtgctgcaagctgaggctttaaggggaaaataaaacccccctgaaaataagccccagggtgtcttcttgaggaaaaataaatacaagaccctgtcttattttcagggaaacacggtatatacaGAGACATTGTAACTGATTCATGGCGAGAAGGCATAGCACAGAGTTTAAGATGGCAGCTCTGAAGTCAGACCACCTGAGTTCAAGTTCATGCTCTACCATATATTAGCTATAAGACTTCTGTtgctcagtttactcatctgaaaaatgaaaaagataatagcACTGAATTCATAgatttttttgaggattaaaggagaaaatgagcATACGTAAAGCATTCAGAAAAAACGTTCACAGgagaagcactcaataaatactagttattattttcaaatagacTCAACTCTGCTGCCTCTAACCTGTTCAAGGGGATGCAGCTGTTCTTTCAGGTGATCAATTTTATCCAGTAAATcctgctctctctttttctgaaaCTCTTCTAAATGCAAGACTGTAAACAGTCTATGAACCAAGGATTTCATGTTTTCCATCTCAGTAGCAAGCTCGTTACTCGGGTTTTCTGAGAAAAGACACAAGGGAGACAAAGGCGGTCACCACAACTGATTCTTGCAGGGATGTAAGTCCATGGAACCAAACCTGGTCCCCCAGGCCTGGCACCTGCACACTCCCAACCCCTAGGGAGGCATTTGGCCTCTCTTCCTATTTCAGATGACTCCACCAGTCTCTCTCACATAAAGACAATCTGGAACAATAAATTACCAGGTAGCAGgtttaaaattcattgtttttgtcttttcctcttttacaatatgacttttgcttttctttaaaactatgcATACAGAAAAAGGGGACTATTTATCTACCAGAATGCAGGTGAAAGCCTTTAACACATGTGTTTATGAATTCACTTTTATATGTAAGTTCAACCTAAGATCCCTTTCCCTAAGATCcccaattttcttttcaaaaattattttagaatccACAAGTTGGTGTACAACATGTAAACAACAGTATAGTATAAGTTTGAAAAGCAGTTCAAGTGTATGTTCTTTCCAACAAGGAGAGTCATAGGAAACAACAAAGTGTAGATATGAAAGGGCAGTTCATAcacacatttgtttaaaaaaaaaaagtaggggatGAGGGGAGTGTAGGAGATCAGAAATGTCACCaaaaaatatgccactttggcataagggTTACTTTGAGCTGAAATCCATTGAGAAGAAACAGATACAAGAACactctaaggcatgaaaccataaaaatcctagaagaaaacgttggaaaaactcttacagacattggcctaggcgaagaatttatgaagaagaccccaaaagcaatcatggcaacaacaaaaataaataaatgcaccaGTCCAATTAAAAGGCTTTTGCACAGTCCCAAGACAAtaagtgttggcatggatgcagagagaaaagaacactcatacactgctggtgggactgcaaactagcacaaacTGTacggaaagtagtatggagatacctcaaagaactaaaagtagaactaccatttgatccagctattgtgtatttacccaaaggaagaaaagacattctataaaaaagacacctatacttgaatgtttatagcagcacaattcacaattgc
This portion of the Microcebus murinus isolate Inina chromosome 27, M.murinus_Inina_mat1.0, whole genome shotgun sequence genome encodes:
- the CASP6 gene encoding caspase-6 isoform X3; its protein translation is MPSIKEEYRMDHRRRGVALIFNHERFFWHLTLPERRGSSADRDNLTRRFSDLGFEVKCFNDLKAEELLLKIHEVSTSSHADADCFLCVFLSHGEGNHVYAYDAKIEIQTLTGLFKGDKCQSLVGKPKIFIIQACRGNQHDVPVLPLDEVDHQPDKLDTNVTEVDAASVYTLPAGADFLMCYSVAEGYYSHRETVMGSWYIQDLCEMLGKYGSSLEFTELLTLVNRKVSRRRVDFCKDPSAIGKKQVPCFASMLTKKLHFFPKSK
- the MCUB gene encoding calcium uniporter regulatory subunit MCUb, mitochondrial, whose product is MLLRGLRPWLPRRLPTPGARARARPRPLPPQVLCVQLCGDLKYCQSHLYGTVVPPDEVTVNYRHGLPLITLTLPSRKERCQFVVKPMLSTVSSFLQDLQNEDKGIKTAAIFTADGYEIPASTLMDILLMNDFKLVINEIAYDVQCPKKENPSNELATEMENMKSLVHRLFTVLHLEEFQKKREQDLLDKIDHLKEQLHPLEQVKARIEAHSEAQTSGLQWAGLALLSVQGGALAWFTWWVYSWDIMEPITYFITLANSMAFFAYFLVTRQDYTYSAVKRRQFLQFFHKKSKRQHFDVEQYNRLKEDLAKAKESLKRVRHSLLANASRRTQ